The Prunus dulcis chromosome 3, ALMONDv2, whole genome shotgun sequence genome segment TTTATTTAGAGAAGCAAAATTATAGAGTTAATATGAGATTCGGTGTTGTTCTGTTcttgtatatattttcaatttttgtatatagataagtaaaataatttagttatataaaGTTTGATTACATGTAAAAACTTAATTTACCTTTTCATTTCCATATTACTATACTTATTATCATGGTTGAGTTGGTAtaaattgattgattttttatttactaaGGGCccatttgataaccatttcaattttaatttttagtttttatttcttttgtgctagagtatagaggaaaatgaagggagaatggaagtgatgatgaaattgagagagatgatgaaaagggaggatgggagggatgagtaataaaagtgaaaacaaaaacttgaaagtgaaaataatttcaaatagatttcagttttaaaattttgttatcaCTTTTGCTACTCCTCCCTTCCACCTCTCAATCTCATTTCTACTCTCTttctcacttccattctctctctatctttttctGCTACATtagcataaaaaatgaaaactaaatattaaaattgaaatagttATCAAACGGGCCATAAGTTAATACATTATTGAATCGGAGTAACTAAAACAGAATTTACCCTTTTTCATCTCTACTTGTCTACTTTTGAGGTTATTGAACTATGAGGTGACACCTTCATCATGACTACTTGACCTAGTTAAAAATGGCTGCATATAGATATAAAACCCTAGGACGATGAAATACGAGCATTGTTTTGTACTGAACAGGTCAAACTATGCATGATCAAATGAGCTTTtgagttttatatatatggtgATCACATGTACTTACTGCGTGCATGCAAATTTGCAGAAAGATATGTGGagcgaagaagaagacaaaataCTAATCGAAACCCATAAGCAAATCGGGAACAAATGGGCGGAAATCGCGAAGAGGCTGCCGGGGAGGACTGAAAACACAATCAAGAATCATTGGAACGCAacaaagagaaagcaaaactcaaagaagaaaaccaacaAAGACCCCAAAAACAACATTAATCCCCCCGAGAGCTCTCTCTTGCAGGATTACATCAGGAGCGttgtctcttcttcttcttctttttcttcttcttcttcttcttcttcttcttcttctgctacTACTCCTAAGACTTCTTCAGCTTCAACCGAAACGACCGAAACAACTGAGCAGAGAAACGCACTCTCATCCGATCACTCCAGGGGCTTTTACTTCAACCAAAACAATGCCGAGAGCGCAAACTGGGCCCTGACAGCTTATCATCCTGATCATATCAGTAATGAGACGTCCAATAATATGTACAGTCAGATGGGTGGTTCTGTTTctaatttgttcaattttgaAAGTTATGGGTTTGGTGGATCTTTCTTGGTTGACCAGGTAACCGAGGTTGAGGAATATCGGGGCAGCAGCATGGAGGCTGAGATGCCGTTGGCGTTGGAGATGCAGGGCCCTGATGATGACCATGTCAAAAAGGAGATGGATTTGCTCGAGATGATTTGCCAAGGAAAGCTTTAGGCTAAAGCTTTTCGTGTTGTGTATGGGTGTGCCTAGCGATTTACAATATCCTCAGGTACATGGGTGGTGTTGAATAAGAATGCCATACGCAAGAgggacaaagaagaagaagagaatcaCATCATGTGTTTGTGTTTCTGTATGTTTAGGTTGTTGTGTTTAGATTAATCGTACTTCAGACTTTGTATTTTCAGCTTTTTATATGGATAGTTTGGAACAATTTCagctttaattaattagttttatatatgtgtttgtCCAAATTTagtattatttatatttatgtcTACACTATATAAAGGAGCtaggttttatatatattagctAGAAATTATATTCTTTCTGATCGATTTTTGCAGTCCCGTAAATAGAAAGTTAAActtatcacatttttatatCACATTATGAACAACGTATCTAATAAAGATAGAGAGCCCcacataatataatatcatAAGCAGTGTATTAAAAAAGGAATTGTGTTGAGTTTAACGCTTCAGAGGCATGTTGGGCATCGCCAATTTAGAAACCCTTGTGGGCCTCGGTAGGCGTTCTGGTGCAAAGTGCTCTGTAAGGCCCATATGGAAAACCCATCTGCATCTATGGGTTTTACTTTCATGAGCCTCAGCAAATGGAGAAATTGATGCAACAAAAACCCTCATATATTGCATACAATACAAGTACATGATGATGACAGAACAGAACTAATGATTTTTACAgtgattaagagcatttacgTCTGCACTCGAACTAATCccttcaatatatatatatatatatatatatatatatatcttttgcATACAATACAagtacatgatgatgatgacacAGAACTAATGATCTTTACAGTTGATGATTTTcgttttgcttttttattcCTTAATACAATCATTACACTTGTATAATTTATGCAAAGATTAATTGGGCTTTGGCTTTATTGTCTTTGCTCTTGAATACAAGAAGACTCCAGCAAGAGCCAGACCAGTCCCTGCAATGCAATGGAAGCCAAGCCAGTCATTATATTAGCTGTTATGTTGATTAGAACAGAAATTAATCTTAAGCAGGCAATTAATGTATTGATAATTAAGGAAAGTGTGACTGACCGAGAGAATTTATGGGTGAGACGGGTgtttggaagaagatgactgTGGAGACTATCACCACCACACGCTTCACACAGTTCCCTACTGAGTGAGTCACCGGCGATACCATCTCCAGTATCTTATAAGACACCTGCTTTGCTTTCCCCACAAAACACATTAACTAATTACATACAAATAATTAAGCAATCACAAGTCACAACAAACAAACTCTCTGAAAAAGTGTCACCTGCTGATAAGTATGGAAGCAGAACCCAGCCAGAAGAGATCTCACGCATAACTCTCTGACATTCAATCCTTGGCTTGcctgaaattaaattaataaacaacattcttacaattaaatataAGAACTAATGCTTCATGCAGGGAAGCTGTTTTGCTTATTTAGAACTAATGGTAAGTAAGAAGTACTCACAGCTGAATGCAGGTATGCAGGAGTAAATTTAACGCCTTCCAAGAGAATCGCCGAAGGAACCAACAGGATGAAGGAAATGATAGTTATCACTGAGAAGAGATTGATATTGTCCAAAGATTCCTGGGAATCaaaattccacatcataaatTATTATATCATCTTCCATACGACCATTTATATAACATAATAATGCCATTAGCTGGTGGAGCCATGTTTGGTTTCAAAGCATTCTGtgaatgaaaacaaagaaatccACATCTGCTGGTGGTTACTAATTTTACCACCTTAACCATGAGCTTCTTGCTGAGTACATTACGCGATTGGTTAGTAAGATTAGAGGCCATTGCGCTGCTGAAACCAATCCTGTTTCAGAAATGGAATAATAGATAAAGCATTTGTAAGAACCAGCCAATGCAATGCATGGATGTGCTTGTAAAAGGACTTTTGTTACCAATTAAAAGAGGCCTCGGTGAAGGATGCCAATGCCACTCCACCTACAATTGGCACAAGAGAAGAAACCACCCAGACAGTCGGCCTCTGTGTGCACAGAGCAATCAGCATGATCAATaaactgaaaatcaaataacttCTTTACATCAATAACACCGCCTTTCGCTGATTGCGGGGACAAAAACTTGGAGAACAAAAACCCCTACCTCTGCAAGTAAGAGGGCAGAGAACAGGACCGTGAAGAAGGGCTCCATGGCTTTGATTGTGTGAGTGAAGGAAACGGCAACTTTCCCAAGACTGATGTTAGTCAATAGGTTGCCCATTGTATGTGCCACAGCCAGCGGTACAATTGCTCCAAGCTGCGATCCAAGtcaattaattaagcaaaaggAACAAAATTATGTAAATCGTGCAACAAATTTAAGCAAaagtaaacaaacaaacaaacaaggtaaacaaattttattttgtggcaAGAAGGAAGCAATAAGTAGGTACCTGTGAGCGAGTGATGTTTGGCTTGGGGTAGAGGTTAAAAGCCCACATCAACAAAATCATCATAGTCCCGCAGCCAAACTGAAACGCCGTCATCGTTGCTGGAAACGGATAGACTTTCAGAACCTATGAACAAGCTCTGGCCTTTAAGTTCTAGCTTTCTTATTTAGGCCAAAATCAATGATAATCTTACACCATGCtttttaaacaagaaaaatcaatTCAGAAATAAGAGAACAGATATGTAAAGGTAGAGCAATGAGCAGTGAACCTGTTTGTTGTAGATGTTGAAGTAAATATTCAAAAGGTAccaaattccaaacaaagcaccAAGCTGCAAAGTCTTAACCATCCCGCTCGGATTCGAAGCCTCTTCAGCACTCTCGGGAGCAGCCCTGACCTTCAAATCATCATATCTTCGACTCGAGAAAAGGAAGGAAGCAGAGATTTTATTGAAGCtcggaaaagaagaagatgaagaagaaaatgtgtAAAAAAGTGTTTGCCATGAGAGCCTATGGACACAAGTGAGATTGTCAAGTTGAATCAAAGACGTTGAGGCCGAAAGTTGAGAGGGTTTAGGAATAGAGTTTCGACACGGAGGTTTGAGAAATGAGGTGGAAGGAGACAGAGCAAGCGCAGTGCCCTGAATCATCTTTGTTTGTGGGATTGGAAAGCAAGCAAGAGAGGGAGAACTCAAGTGTTTAAACGTTGCATGAATACAAAACTGAAAGATGACTGCGTTTCTTTCCGGTTTCgtgtaaattaatttttggatTGTGGTTGCTTAATCCCACTGTAAACTTGAATAACAcaatttgatataaaaaaacacaagcgCTTGGTTTTTGGCCCAGAACGAGTGAAATCAGTCATTGCAGGATTTTGTAAGCTAGCACTGCGTGGTGTTAAGCTAGCAGTGGAATGAATGGATGGCATGGATCTCAGCATCCTGTGTACAAAATTCGCTGAGACAAACATGTGGCCTTAAGTGCTTATATTTTGAGGCTGCTTGCCTTCTGAGAACCAATCTTCCACAATCCGcgatttggtttttttttttttttggttttattttatcgtttaccatttattttttaaaataattgatgACTAAGTTACTGAATCAAAAGCCACTGGTCTAAAAAAGacaatgatacttgagaaaggGACAGAACAGAATGGACCTAGGTTTCTGTCTAAGATACTGAGTTTTactacaaataaataattcagCAATTGGCACATCATAGTGATTACTTGGACTTTAGTTCACAGGGGATGGAAAGAAATCAGAAGTTAAATAGAGAGAATGTTCAAACTAAATAGCAGCTAAAGAAAAGTACCATGCATAATATAATGTTTTGGAGAATTATTTCCTCGGCTCTGAATGCTTGGCATTTTCGCCTTGTGAAATTTGTGCTTAGTAGCCATCTAATgtgatttcactcaaaactttCTAGTTAAAAAGAATTCCCCTTACAAAAACAGCACAAACAACAGAACCTTATCCCAACTATTTGGGGTATTCCCCTCACACAAGATGGGAAATGAACCGGACTCAAGAATCAGACTCTATATCTCATATATAGATTTAAAATGCATACTTTATGAGAGGCATTTAAGTCTTGCAAATGTCAAATAGCCAGTGTGACCTTTGGCCTCGCTGCACGGCCTAGCCATGACTGTGGGAGGACCAGTAGTTTCTCGCACATTGCTTCCTTCATTTGATCGCTGCCGCCTTTTGCGTGGAAGAGATCCAAGAGAAGCAGCTTCGTCACCCTGGAAGTCATCCAATTTCCCTTCTCGAACTTCATATGTCCGAAGGAGTATCTCAAATGTCCTTATATCTATACACAAGCAGAAGATACAGATCTTAGACGTAAAAAATTGACTTACATGCTCCATTAGGGaagaaatttaataataaaaaatgtaagAGCAAAAACTTGGAAGAAGCAAAGTAAGTCCAAAAGAACACGCAATACAAAGCACAAAGGAGACAGCTGCATCAACGCCTACCTGTAAAGCTTGATCTCATAGTCTCTGACGCTCGTTCCACCTGCTCAATACATGGGGAGAAGGAGCATAATATCCCATCTTGTTTCAGCATTTTCCCAGCTGATGGGATGGCCAACCAGGGTTGGGGTAGGTCCAGGAAGACAGAATCTGCCATCCCAGAAAGTTCATCTGGAAATCCTTCACCCTGAATATCTCTAACTCCTACAGTGACCAAGTTGCTTAATCCCGTCTTCTCAAAATCCTCCctataaaagtaaaagatcATGTGAGCCTTTCAATAATGATAACCTTCTCAACAGAGGAAATAGCTTAATCTTAGTACGGAAGCCTGGTTTTGCAGAGAAAGTAAGCCACTGGTTTAagtttcttcaattttaatttgagtAGACTAAGTTTATGTGAGGCTAAAACAACATGACGAAAAATAAATCTAATTTGTACATATCAAAGTTTGCATGTTTCGGAAGGCAAAGCCTATACAAATCTAATTTGTACATGGAAGGAGATACCAAAGCATGGAAACCAATTAACATTACAATAATAAGGAACAAGGAAAAAAGTGATCTCCAATTCTTACCTAGCAGAGACCGCCCTTTGCTCATGGAAATCAAATGTATAGACATGTCCTTTAGGAGCTACAGCCCTTGCAAGTGATGTAGTTAAAGATCCACTTCCAGTCCCTGACTCAAGAACCAAACAGCCAGGAACTATTTCCAAGAACATGATTACAAAGCTAATGTCCGCAATATAGAGAATCTGAGTCCTGTGGCTTAGAACCAAAGTCCAAAGTTCAGGAGTAGGAGCTAACAAGTAAACAAATCCACCCTTGGTGCTGAAAACCTTGGAACCAAATTGCTTTCCTACCCAGTCTGAATGTTTAAACACGCCAAACCGATTTTCGAGTACAGAACCATCACATACTTCAATAGCTTTCATGTTGTCATACCTCTCATAGACAATAACCAAATCTCCATCACGAATACAGCGAGTAAAAGATAACTTCTTTGTTGAATCAATGGGCAACATCCTCAACCCTGAAATTGTTAATATGGATTTGAGTTTAACATTCATGGAAGTTGAGCATTTAGCATTATAACAAAAGCAAACAGTTTGTCCACAAGTTTCGTTTGTTCATCAATGTTGTAACAGTTAATTGTTCTCACTAAAAGGGAAACCTGAGTGTGTTAGTAGCACATAACTAAAAGGGCActcttttaacaaaaatataaaaggaggagcaaacaaacaaaccagtTAGCAATTTATCACCTGATAAGATTATCAAAAAGAGATAATAACAAAGCAGTTGAAGTAAAATTACAAAGTGCTTACTTCTGCAATCCACCAGATGTTGATATCCAACCTCTCAGAAAAAGAAGAGCCGAAGAAGGAGGACGGGGTAACTGGGTTCACGTGGAGAgctgaaggagaagaagagaaagaagcaTACAATCAAACAAGACAAAATGATTCGGTGTTTCAGCCTCACAGTTTCACACTGAACAAGAgccgaagaaaaaaaaaaaataaggggtgGGGAAGGGAGGGGAAGGCTGGATCGTAGGTTTAAGGAGCACTGGAGGTTTGGGCTTTCCGATTGGGGTTCTGACTAGGTGAACAAAAAAGGGTATTAGTGTGGGCTTGATGTAGGTTTCAGCCCATGAAATATGGCCCTTCTTTCATGGACATAGTAGCTCTGTGTTTTGGAGGGTAATCTCTGCACTTTCCCTTTCTGCCTTTTAGTATCAAATCAAAGATCAGAGAACCGAGTTGAAACCAACCGCTCTCTAATGGATTGAGCCAAAATGAGTTATCCACAAACCTGAACTTTAGCAGAGGATATATACAAGGAGCTAGCCAAAAGGGCCTCTCTTTCACACTTTACCATTAGCAAAGAACcattcttcaaattttgggTCCGTTTGGTTGCTGAGGAATTGAAAGAAGAGTAAAATAGATTTAGCTGTCCTGAGAATCTTAGCCTTCTCTTAGCAACGAAACGACCCAAATTGGGTTATTGGAAGGAACTTCCCTTGGTGTCGTCGCCATTGATTAGTCCGTCTCACAATCAGGTATGCTGCGTGCTTATATCTACTGTTTCAACCACAAAGAAAGTTACGAGTAACATCGTCAttgctctggcaggatgcagctAGAGGTTACGGCTGATACTACTAACCTGAGCTATTGGTTGAACTGGGGAGTCTTGCTATGTGCAATTTGGTTATTCACACCGATTGTTATAGCATTATTAATGATATGGAAATATGATGCTTCAGGCCATTTGAAATCTGACAGGAGAGAAACTCAGCAGGATGCAAATCAGGATTTATGCGTTGATAAAACGTGGAAACCGTGCCTCAAAGAAATTGACCCAATTTGGTTGCTGATTTATCGAGTAACTGCATTCTCTCTGCTTTTGGCAACACTGATTGCCAGAGTTGTTATCAGTGGAGGTGGCATATTTTACTACTATACTCAGTAAGCCTCGTCTTTTGTTTGGGCTCATCTAGTGCTATGCTTTGAATTCTGGTGTTCTCTATAGATCctgcaaaacccaaaaacataaaaactgAACCAGGTTTCCAACTTAATTCGTTTCTTTCTAGTTAtgaaatgtgtttttatttttatttttatggtaCTTCCAACTTCAGGATGTAATGTTTTCTGGATGCTGGACAGGTGGACTTTTACCTTGCTCACCATTTATTTTGGGGTATGCTTGCTTTCTGATCTTCGTTTTGCCTTTCACTGAATCACCTCAATTAATTTGGTGGCATATCCAATGTCTATGTATTTCAGAATCGAATGATGCGATCATTTCCACACTACAGAAACTCCCAGTTTATCTGTGTTCTCAGATCTCTTTAGACTATGCTCAGAACTTCTTTCCTCTTTTGCCTCTCTTTTTGTAGTTTGGATCTCTTCTTTCCATTTATGGATGTTGGCGGTGCAA includes the following:
- the LOC117622671 gene encoding phosphoenolpyruvate/phosphate translocator 2, chloroplastic-like gives rise to the protein MIQGTALALSPSTSFLKPPCRNSIPKPSQLSASTSLIQLDNLTCVHRLSWQTLFYTFSSSSSSFPSFNKISASFLFSSRRYDDLKVRAAPESAEEASNPSGMVKTLQLGALFGIWYLLNIYFNIYNKQVLKVYPFPATMTAFQFGCGTMMILLMWAFNLYPKPNITRSQLGAIVPLAVAHTMGNLLTNISLGKVAVSFTHTIKAMEPFFTVLFSALLLAERPTVWVVSSLVPIVGGVALASFTEASFNWIGFSSAMASNLTNQSRNVLSKKLMVKESLDNINLFSVITIISFILLVPSAILLEGVKFTPAYLHSAASQGLNVRELCVRSLLAGFCFHTYQQVSYKILEMVSPVTHSVGNCVKRVVVIVSTVIFFQTPVSPINSLGTGLALAGVFLYSRAKTIKPKPN
- the LOC117621271 gene encoding tRNA (adenine(58)-N(1))-methyltransferase catalytic subunit trmt61a, whose translation is MLPIDSTKKLSFTRCIRDGDLVIVYERYDNMKAIEVCDGSVLENRFGVFKHSDWVGKQFGSKVFSTKGGFVYLLAPTPELWTLVLSHRTQILYIADISFVIMFLEIVPGCLVLESGTGSGSLTTSLARAVAPKGHVYTFDFHEQRAVSAREDFEKTGLSNLVTVGVRDIQGEGFPDELSGMADSVFLDLPQPWLAIPSAGKMLKQDGILCSFSPCIEQVERASETMRSSFTDIRTFEILLRTYEVREGKLDDFQGDEAASLGSLPRKRRQRSNEGSNVRETTGPPTVMARPCSEAKGHTGYLTFARLKCLS